Proteins from a genomic interval of Quercus lobata isolate SW786 chromosome 11, ValleyOak3.0 Primary Assembly, whole genome shotgun sequence:
- the LOC115966970 gene encoding uncharacterized protein LOC115966970 codes for MWPLRRAFHSLKKQRYCLEASRAFCAKLETSSNVRGDRASICYPAHLLLTRFLSVKLFHDTPILEGIFVGSHSLYSEADARSSGDNLDVEGGVLEAETHAAVDVIEDSNADEEYGEKLASEPGFLHDDLSDAEKGVVGEDSHKKKASLELCKAIMDAASHSVAGVLGKWFEEGNDLNRLSTSRIIVILRKCKMYGKALQFSEWLETNKQPDLYEQDYAFRLDLIAKVHGIENAEKYIEKIPNHFRGELVYLALLTCCVLVTNMRKAETVFKKMRELEFPITVDACNQMIILYKRLDKRRITDILLLMEEENLKPSLFTYRLLLDAKGESHDLVGMELLFENMKAEGVLPDIYVLTVLAKHYISGGLEDKAKTVLKEIEERKLKESTEVRRALLPLYASLGNSDEVARIWKECELDLTLNESIAAIEAWGKLGKVEEAEAVFEMMLQRWKKLSSRPYNALLKVYLNHKLLTKGEEFVKRMGDSGCWIGPLAWDALVRIYLGAGDVEKADSILHKAAQQHRVRPLFNTYMAVMEEYSNLGDIHNTEKLFYRMKHCRHSGQLKPFEILIRAYINAKSPVYGFRERMKAENMFPNKAFAQLLAQVDAFREGVCPGIARVYAYLQDSSSVIMWPLRRAFHPLKKQQYFLEASTVFCAEPGTSSNVRGDRSSICHPAHLLSTRFHSVKLFHHTPILEGIFVRSRSLCSVADAGSSSDSLDVEDGILEPETTSTVDVIEDCNADEEVGEELASEPGILDDDLFDTEKGVVGEESHKKKASLELCKAIMDAPSHSVASVLDKWLAEGNDLNRLSISKIIVSLRKRRMYGKTLQFSEWLETTKQHDLTEQDHAARLDLIAKVHGIQKAEKYIENIPKNFKGELVYRTLLTCCVHLINMKKAEAVFKKIRELEFPITIDACNQMIILYKRLDKRRIADILLLMEKENLKPSLFTYRLLLDTKGESNDIVGMEQLFETMKAEGVLPDIHVLAVLAKHYISGGLEDKAKAVLKEIEERKLKESLDVRRVVLPLYASLGISDDVDRIWKECELDPTMNECMAAIEAWGKLGEVEKAEAVFEMMLQKWKKLSSRHYSALLQVYVNHKLLTKGKEFVKQMGDIGSWVGPLTWDALVRLHLGAGDVEKADSILHKAVQKNKVRPLFSTYKVVMEEYAKQGDIHNTEKLFHRMKQSGYNGRLKPHEILIQAYINAKAPVYGFRERMKADNIFPNKAFAQRLAQADPFRKR; via the exons ATGTGGCCACTCCGCAGAGCCTTTCACTCTCTCAA gAAGCAACGGTATTGCCTCGAGGCTTCAAGGGCTTTTTGTGCTAAACTGGAAACATCAAGTAATGTAAGAGGAGACAGAGCTAGCATATGCTACCCTGCTCACTTATTATTGACTAGATTCCTTTCGGTGAAGTTGTTTCATGACACACCTATTCTTGAAGGAATCTTTGTGGGTAGCCATAGTCTTTATTCAGAGGCAGATGCAAGAAGTAGTGGTGATAACCTTGATGTGGAAGGTGGGGTTTTAGAAGCTGAAACACATGCTGCAGTTGATGTAATTGAGGATAGTAATGCGGATGAAGAATATGGGGAAAAATTAGCTTCAGAACCAGGGTTTTTGCATGATGATTTGTCTGATGCTGAGAAAGGTGTGGTTGGTGAGGACTCACACAAGAAAAAGGCTTCTTTAGAGTTGTGTAAAGCTATAATGGATGCTGCAAGCCACTCTGTTGCTGGTGTTCTTGGTAAGTGGTTTGAGGAAGGGAATGATTTGAACAGACTCAGTACTTCTAGGATCATAGTTATACTTCGGAAGTGTAAGATGTATGGCAAGGCATTGCAG TTCTCAGAGTGGTTGGAGACTAATAAACAACCTGACCTTTACGAACAAGATTATGCTTTTCGCcttgatttgattgctaaagTACATGGTATCGAAAATGCAGAGAAGTACATTGAGAAAATTCCCAACCACTTCAGAGGCGAATTAGTATACCTAGCCCTCCTAACTTGCTGTGTCCTTGTCACTAACATGAGGAAAGCAGAGACAGTGTTCAAGAAAATGAGGGAGCTAGAATTTCCAATCACTGTTGATGCTTGCAATCAAATGATCATCCTCTACAAGAGGCTTGACAAGAGAAGGATAACCGATATCTTGTTGTTAATGGAGGAAGAAAATCTCAAGCCATCTCTCTTTACTTACAGGCTCTTACTAGACGCCAAAGGGGAGTCCCATGACCTTGTAGGGATGGAGCTGTTGTTTGAGAATATGAAGGCTGAAGGAGTGCTACCTGACATATATGTTTTAACTGTCTTGGCTAAACATTATATATCTGGGGGTTTAGAAGATAAAGCTAAGACTGTCTTGAaggaaattgaagaaagaaagctAAAGGAAAGTACTGAGGTGCGCAGAGCATTGCTTCCTCTCTATGCTTCTCTTGGAAACTCCGATGAGGTGGCTAGAATTTGGAAGGAATGTGAATTGGATCTCACGCTGAACGAGAGCATTGCTGCTATAGAAGCATGGGGCAAATTGGGCAAAGTTGAGGAGGCAGAAGCAGTCTTTGAAATGATGCTTCAGAGGTGGAAGAAACTCTCTTCAAGGCCTTACAATGCGCTCTTGAAAGTTTATCTGAACCATAAGCTTTTGACTAAGGGGGAGGAGTTTGTGAAGCGGATGGGAGATAGTGGGTGCTGGATTGGCCCTTTGGCTTGGGATGCACTGGTGAGAATCTATTTGGGAGCTGGGGATGTGGAGAAAGCTGACTCCATTTTGCATAAGGCAGCTCAGCAGCACAGGGTGAGACCACTATTCAACACTTACATGGCTGTCATGGAAGAGTACTCAAATCTGGGTGATATACATAATACTGAGAAACTATTTTATAGAATGAAACACTGTAGACACTCTGGCCAGCTAAAGCCATTTGAGATTCTGATTCGAGCGTATATCAATGCTAAATCTCCTGTTTATGGGTTTCGAGAGAGGATGAAGGCAGAGAACATGTTCCCAAACAAAGCATTTGCACAACTGTTGGCACAAGTTGATGCATTCAGGGAAGGA GTTTGTCCTGGGATTGCAAGGGTTTATGCTTATCTCCAAGATTCATCATCAGTCATCATGTGGCCACTCCGTCGAGCTTTTCACCCTCTCaa GAAACAACAGTATTTCCTTGAAGCTTCAACGGTTTTTTGTGCTGAACCGGGCACATCAAGTAATGTTAGAGGAGACAGATCTAGTATATGTCACCCTGCTCACTTATTATCGACTAGATTCCATTCGGTTAAGTTGTTTCACCACACACCTATTCTTGAAGGAATCTTTGTGCGTAGCCGTAGTCTTTGTTCAGTGGCAGATGCAGGAAGTAGCAGTGATAGCCTTGATGTGGAAGATGGGATTTTAGAACCTGAAACAACCTCTACAGTTGATGTAATTGAGGATTGTAATGCGGATGAAGAAGTTGGGGAAGAATTAGCTTCAGAACCAGGGATTTTGGATGATGATTTATTTGATACTGAGAAAGGTGTGGTTGGTGAGGAATCTCACAAGAAAAAGGCTTCTTTAGAGTTGTGCAAGGCTATAATGGATGCTCCAAGCCACTCTGTTGCTAGTGTTCTTGATAAGTGGCTTGCGGAAGGGAATGATTTGAACCGACTCAGTATTTCTAAAATCATAGTTAGCCTTCGGAAGCGTAGGATGTATGGCAAGACATTGCAG TTCTCAGAGTGGTTGGAGACTACTAAGCAACATGACCTTACTGAACAAGATCATGCTGCTCGCcttgatttgattgctaaagTACATGGTATCCAGAAGGCAGAGAAGTACATTGAGAACATCCCCAAGAATTTCAAAGGTGAATTAGTATACCGAACCCTCCTAACTTGCTGTGTCCATCTCATTAACATGAAGAAAGCAGAGGCAGTGTTCAAGAAAATCAGGGAGCTTGAGTTTCCAATCACTATTGATGCTTGCAATCAAATGATCATCCTCTACAAGAGACTTGACAAGAGAAGGATAGCCGATATCTTGTTGTTAATGGAGAAAGAAAATCTCAAGCCATCTCTCTTTACTTACAGGCTCTTACTAGACACCAAAGGGGAGTCCAATGACATTGTAGGGATGGAGCAGTTGTTTGAGACTATGAAGGCTGAAGGAGTGCTACCTGACATACATGTTTTAGCTGTCTTGGCTAAGCACTACATATCTGGGGGTTTAGAAGATAAAGCTAAAGCTGTCCTAAaggaaattgaagaaagaaagctGAAGGAAAGTCTTGATGTGCGCAGAGTGGTGCTTCCTCTCTATGCTTCTCTTGGCATTTCTGATGATGTGGATAGAATTTGGAAGGAATGTGAATTGGATCCCACAATGAATGAGTGCATGGCTGCTATAGAAGCGTGGGGCAAGCTGGGTGAGGTGGAGAAGGCAGAAGCAGTCTTTGAAATGATGCTTCAGAAGTGGAAGAAACTCTCTTCAAGGCATTACTCTGCTCTCCTACAAGTTTATGTGAACCATAAGCTTCTGACTAAGGGAAAGGAATTTGTGAAGCAGATGGGAGATATTGGGAGCTGGGTTGGCCCGTTGACTTGGGATGCACTGGTGAGGCTCCATTTGGGAGCTGGGGACGTGGAGAAAGCTGACTCCATTTTGCATAAGGCAGTACAGAAGAATAAGGTGAGACCACTATTCAGCACTTACAAGGTTGTCATGGAAGAATACGCAAAGCAGGGAGATATACATAATACTGAGAAATTATTCCATAGAATGAAGCAGTCTGGGTACAATGGCCGACTCAAGCCACATGAGATTCTGATCCAGGCATATATCAATGCTAAAGCTCCTGTTTATGGGTTTCGAGAGAGGATGAAGGCAGATAACATATTCCCAAACAAAGCATTTGCACAACGGTTGGCACAAGCAGATCCGTTCAGGAAAAGATAA